The Streptomyces sp. CC0208 genome window below encodes:
- a CDS encoding SAM-dependent methyltransferase, with protein sequence MNDTDALPPGADPDKASVARMYDALLGGEHNFAIDREAVAAVTGIDPQVRALARANRAFLGRAVRFLVGSGVRQFIDLGSGIPTQGNVHEVAQAANPQARVVYVDKDPVAVAHSTTLLADNPLADIVDADIRRPADVLASPQVRELIDFDEPVAVLMVAILHFVAPEENPAGIVAAFRDALPQGSWLALSHATNEDRPDTAAAVTQLYRSRATSPVTARSHDEIQGLFAGFELTEPGLVHVPLWRPDEGEDIPEKPSEYWVYAGVGRKSG encoded by the coding sequence GTGAACGACACGGATGCTCTGCCGCCAGGGGCCGATCCGGACAAGGCGAGCGTAGCCCGGATGTACGACGCGTTGCTGGGCGGGGAGCACAACTTCGCCATCGACCGGGAGGCGGTGGCGGCCGTCACCGGCATCGACCCCCAGGTGCGGGCGCTGGCCCGGGCCAACCGCGCTTTCCTCGGACGGGCCGTACGGTTCCTGGTCGGGTCCGGCGTCCGCCAGTTCATCGACCTCGGCTCGGGAATCCCGACGCAGGGCAACGTCCACGAGGTGGCCCAGGCGGCGAACCCGCAGGCCCGGGTGGTCTACGTGGACAAGGACCCGGTGGCCGTCGCCCACAGCACCACCCTGCTGGCCGACAACCCGCTCGCCGACATCGTCGACGCGGACATCCGGCGGCCGGCCGACGTCCTCGCCTCGCCGCAGGTGCGTGAGCTGATCGACTTCGACGAGCCGGTCGCCGTGCTGATGGTCGCGATCCTGCACTTCGTCGCCCCCGAGGAGAACCCGGCCGGCATCGTCGCCGCCTTCCGGGACGCCCTGCCCCAGGGCAGCTGGCTGGCGCTGTCCCACGCCACGAACGAGGACCGTCCGGACACGGCCGCCGCGGTCACCCAGCTGTACCGCTCCCGGGCCACCTCACCCGTCACCGCCCGCTCCCACGACGAGATCCAGGGCCTCTTCGCCGGGTTCGAGCTGACGGAGCCCGGCCTGGTCCATGTCCCGCTGTGGCGCCCGGACGAGGGCGAGGACATCCCGGAGAAGCCGTCTGAGTACTGGGTGTACGCGGGAGTCGGCCGCAAGAGCGGGTGA
- a CDS encoding alginate lyase family protein: protein MSARSRLCVALLTALAAFTTGFAAPVAARTTVPHTAVLDGPRLQQTKVRLDRGDPQLRRAVRVLTARADKWLDQGPWTVVDKPRPAPGGDVHDYLSQAPYWWPSRTPTADNPWGCPYVQRDGERNPEVDSGTDRQDVEKTFDSAYDLSLAWYYTGDDRYARKAGQVLRTWFLDPATRMNPNLDHAQFIPCKYDGRAIGIIDFSQSYTSVVDALALLDTGAPGWSGKDRTGMARWNADFLGWLKDSDFGRQEGAAANNHGTFYDLLLAGLAYATGDRALARRTVLDARSKRIAPQIAADGSQPQELTRTRSWHYSTFDLVAYTRLAAIGRHVGIDLWAYRGPDGQSLFRAVDYLLPAATGAAAWPHPELEFLRYAATDVVHAAADAGDARARRAVPALEAPPGGDLWALRPAAEQLDSIAG, encoded by the coding sequence ATGAGCGCCCGCTCCCGCCTGTGCGTCGCTCTTCTGACCGCCCTGGCCGCGTTCACCACGGGGTTCGCCGCACCGGTGGCAGCGCGGACCACCGTCCCGCACACCGCGGTGCTCGACGGCCCCCGCCTGCAGCAGACGAAGGTCCGCCTCGACCGGGGGGACCCGCAACTCCGGCGAGCGGTACGGGTGTTGACCGCCCGCGCGGACAAGTGGCTGGACCAGGGCCCCTGGACCGTCGTCGACAAGCCGAGACCCGCTCCCGGTGGTGACGTCCACGACTACCTCAGCCAGGCCCCTTACTGGTGGCCCTCCCGGACCCCCACCGCCGACAACCCCTGGGGCTGCCCGTACGTCCAGCGAGACGGCGAGCGCAATCCCGAGGTCGACTCCGGCACCGACCGCCAGGACGTCGAGAAGACCTTCGACTCCGCCTACGATCTCTCCCTGGCCTGGTACTACACCGGCGACGACCGGTACGCGCGCAAGGCCGGGCAGGTACTGCGCACCTGGTTCCTCGACCCTGCCACGAGGATGAACCCGAACCTGGACCACGCGCAGTTCATCCCCTGCAAGTACGACGGCCGGGCCATCGGCATCATCGACTTCTCCCAGTCGTACACCAGCGTCGTCGACGCGCTCGCCCTCCTGGACACCGGCGCACCCGGCTGGAGCGGGAAGGACCGCACCGGCATGGCGCGGTGGAACGCCGACTTCCTCGGCTGGCTCAAGGACAGCGACTTCGGCAGGCAGGAGGGCGCCGCGGCCAACAACCACGGCACCTTCTACGACCTGCTGCTCGCCGGTCTCGCGTACGCGACCGGCGACAGGGCACTGGCCCGCCGTACGGTCCTGGACGCCCGGAGCAAGCGCATCGCGCCGCAGATCGCGGCCGACGGAAGCCAGCCCCAGGAACTGACCCGCACCCGGAGCTGGCACTACTCGACCTTCGACCTGGTCGCCTACACCAGGCTCGCGGCCATCGGCCGGCACGTGGGCATCGACCTGTGGGCCTACCGAGGGCCGGACGGGCAGAGCCTGTTCAGGGCGGTGGACTACCTGTTGCCCGCCGCCACCGGGGCCGCCGCCTGGCCCCATCCGGAGCTGGAGTTCCTGCGGTACGCGGCGACCGACGTCGTGCACGCGGCCGCGGACGCCGGGGACGCAAGGGCGCGCAGGGCCGTTCCGGCACTGGAGGCGCCGCCCGGCGGCGACCTGTGGGCCCTGCGCCCGGCGGCGGAACAGCTGGACTCCATCGCGGGGTAG
- a CDS encoding glycosyl hydrolase family 28-related protein: protein MGMTRRSLLGSAVTVALGAGAASAAEAAPLWREFSRAPFTHPQIPYVGRAGCHGGATDFPRRRVVADVRDFGAVADGTTDSAPAINRALAAAGRAGGGTVTIPPGTFRVDDVIRVGHSNVVLKGAGSGRTTVYATKNLTELIGTYGSRYGGDKSSWSWAGGLIWLAPRARWESLVAAIRARAWPFEGWTGNRRDEWRTLTAVAPARQGSWTVTVADAGALRPGALVLLRLADDADHTLLEHMCGGGPGPEAYFWDDKTKLTSYVPYEWPVRIARVHGRKVTLERPLPLDLRPEWSPQLTTHVSELSGSGVEGLTLEAPETPQQPHLLDKGHNGVVLQCAYDCWVDDVTVRHVDNGFGLVAASACTLRRTRVAGRGSHHPYFCREGSHDNLIEDFTIEERTRPAPANTQLHGINVEGLSSYNVWSRGDMRMGTFDSHRGLPFANVRTDITVNNNGRHGGDASAGPLFGARFTHWNIRVTNGRAGLVKIDGLAPYSATVGIDEVREFDQIDVPDFTGDLHTRLELYGSSGAVRPRNLFEAQRRLNGVNR from the coding sequence ATGGGCATGACCAGACGATCGCTGCTGGGAAGCGCCGTCACCGTCGCCCTGGGTGCCGGGGCCGCGTCGGCGGCCGAAGCAGCACCACTGTGGCGGGAGTTCAGCCGCGCACCCTTCACCCATCCGCAGATCCCGTACGTCGGTCGCGCCGGCTGCCACGGCGGCGCGACCGACTTTCCGCGCCGCCGAGTCGTCGCCGACGTACGCGACTTCGGCGCCGTGGCGGACGGTACGACCGACTCCGCTCCCGCGATCAACCGTGCCCTCGCCGCCGCCGGACGGGCCGGCGGTGGCACGGTCACCATCCCGCCGGGCACGTTCCGCGTCGACGACGTCATCCGCGTGGGCCACTCGAACGTGGTCCTCAAGGGCGCCGGCAGCGGCCGTACGACGGTGTACGCGACCAAGAACCTCACCGAGCTCATCGGGACGTACGGCTCCCGTTACGGCGGGGACAAGTCGTCCTGGTCATGGGCGGGCGGGCTGATCTGGCTCGCGCCGCGGGCCCGTTGGGAGTCGCTCGTCGCAGCGATCAGAGCCAGGGCGTGGCCCTTCGAGGGCTGGACGGGCAACCGGCGCGACGAATGGCGGACGCTCACCGCGGTCGCCCCCGCGCGGCAGGGTTCCTGGACGGTGACGGTCGCCGACGCAGGCGCGCTGCGCCCGGGCGCCCTGGTCCTCCTCCGGCTCGCGGACGACGCCGACCACACCCTCCTGGAGCACATGTGCGGGGGCGGGCCCGGCCCCGAGGCCTACTTCTGGGACGACAAGACGAAGCTGACGTCGTACGTGCCCTACGAGTGGCCCGTCCGCATCGCCCGCGTCCACGGCCGCAAGGTCACCCTCGAACGGCCGCTCCCGCTCGACCTGCGCCCGGAGTGGTCCCCGCAACTGACCACGCACGTATCGGAGTTGAGCGGCTCGGGCGTCGAGGGCCTGACCCTGGAGGCGCCCGAGACCCCCCAGCAGCCGCACCTGCTGGACAAGGGCCACAACGGCGTCGTGCTCCAGTGCGCGTACGACTGCTGGGTGGACGACGTGACGGTGCGTCATGTCGACAACGGCTTCGGTCTGGTGGCCGCCTCCGCGTGCACCCTGCGCCGTACGCGGGTGGCGGGGCGCGGCTCCCATCATCCCTACTTCTGCCGCGAGGGCTCGCACGACAACCTCATCGAGGACTTCACGATCGAGGAGCGCACCCGCCCCGCGCCCGCGAACACCCAGCTGCACGGCATCAACGTCGAGGGGTTGTCGTCGTACAACGTCTGGTCGCGCGGTGACATGCGGATGGGGACCTTCGACAGCCATCGCGGTCTGCCCTTCGCCAATGTCCGCACCGACATCACCGTGAACAACAACGGCCGCCACGGCGGTGACGCGAGCGCGGGCCCCCTGTTCGGCGCCCGGTTCACCCACTGGAACATCCGTGTCACCAACGGCCGCGCCGGGCTGGTCAAGATCGACGGCCTGGCGCCGTACTCCGCGACCGTCGGCATCGACGAGGTCCGGGAGTTCGACCAGATCGACGTCCCCGACTTCACCGGCGATCTGCACACCCGCCTTGAGCTGTACGGCAGTTCGGGCGCGGTGCGGCCACGGAACCTGTTCGAGGCCCAGCGGCGGCTGAACGGAGTGAACCGATGA
- a CDS encoding family 43 glycosylhydrolase, whose protein sequence is MTYFARPRTRARRRAARLAGLTAASLLLGLAAPALSARAADTVDVTDGLALWYKLDGASGRTVTDASGNGRDGTVNGTADWSDPTQGLAFNGTDTSVKVPDDVMKGMDSITVSTDVLIDSAQSTPYFLYGFGNSSGANGNGYLFATGNSLRTSIATGNWSTEQTTKPSDGHNLARAVWKQLTYTQTGTTGVLYEDGVEVGRNTAVTITPGAIGSGTTTANYIGKSVYSGDKLFKGRIRDFRVYNRALAASEVEQLSLPVATEGVADDKAALSLGDTSAVTADLDLPKTGTAGGSTLTWASDHPDVVSGSGKVTRPAAGEPEGHATLTATLKKGPVTDTKSFDVTVLPDFDDQTATRQAAEALSVHNLDDVRGNLTLPAAGDYGTTVSWASADEDVIGADGVVHRPAHGDGATTVELTATVSKGDAKATRLFTAKVPELPAKQALKGYMFSYFTGEGTSDGEQLYAALSKGDDPMKWRELNDGKPVLTSTLGEKGLRDPFIIRSPEGDKFYQIATDLRIYGNGDWDASQRTGSKSVMVWESTDLVHWTNQRLVKVSPDSAGNTWAPEAFYDAKLGEYVVFWASKLYDNAAHSGDTYNRMMYATTRDFYTFSEPKVWIDRGYSVIDSTMIQNNGTYYRLSKDERNNTSSTPNSKFIFEEKSDSILNPNWTAVAEGIGKGAMNAAEGPLVFKSNTEEKWYAFLDEFGGRGYIPFETTDLDSGNWTPVADYDLPARPRHGTVLPVTQAEYDRLLRSYQPDQLVASVESISVKTRTGQAPVLPATVIATYADGVKRPVAVTWEDVPASKYAQAGTFTVTGSLPDGAAIPLQAEVTVSQEGPDVPADLLLHYGFDETGGNIAVDSSGHGYHGTYAGTPAFGTGVQGGSFKMSGDATGSPYVRIPNGVLKNADSVTVSTYAKWKGGSSFQWLFGLGPDSNKYLFATPSNGGNSLYSAITKASWSAESKLTAGSQLTPGEWRHVTVTLDGATGTMVLYVDGVEAARTTTSIKPSELYDANKDYSGYIGRSLYAGDPAFGGEVDDFRVYDRALSAAEAMELSGNTAGIAKATHPALKVDAIVDNADSKVTLPMKEGTDLTALAPEFTLAHGAAISPASGSVHDFSKPVTYEVTGSDGKKRTWTVSALIMRSPVLPGLNADPNIVRFGDTFYIYPTTDGFEGWSGTQFKAYSSTDLVHWKDHGVILDLGPDISWADSRAWAPTIAEKDGKYYFYFCADANIGVAVSDSPAGPFKDALGQPLLKAGQFSGQMIDPAVFTDDDGQSYLYWGNGHAYVAPLNADMTSLDLTKMKDITPSGYNEGSFVIKRGGTYYLMWSENDTRDENYRVAYATGPSPTGPWTKRGVILEKDLSLGIRGPGHHSVVHVPNTDDWYIAYHRFAMPGGDGMHRETTIDKLEFDADGLIKKVVPTLTGVDPVSIVHAGEDVGGKEGDAIALHGALSGAGSPKWTVEAGAPCSFADPGSAATTLTCTDDGTYTVTLTGGRSRDTATVKVANAAPVLVSATGPQSPVSLGKRVVVTAVFTDPGTSDTHTCTVDWKDGSAPQSGTVTASGCRAEHTYAKAGIRRPVITVTDDDGASDSRTLPELIVYDRSAGPVLGAGVLASPAGAYPAKPDLTGKAAFSFAAAYLPGAVTPVGEASFDFGRAGLKFRSSGSDWFVVTGSQAVYQGSGTVDGKSGYGFRVTATDGPDTFRLRIWKKSGGEVVYDNLTGSKVTGIIAVGSSRR, encoded by the coding sequence CGGGCGGCCCGCCTCGCCGGTCTGACCGCCGCGTCACTGCTCCTGGGCCTCGCCGCGCCCGCGCTCTCCGCCCGGGCGGCGGACACGGTGGACGTCACCGATGGACTGGCCCTCTGGTACAAGCTGGACGGCGCCTCGGGCCGTACCGTCACCGACGCCTCCGGCAACGGCCGCGACGGCACGGTGAACGGAACCGCCGACTGGTCCGACCCCACGCAGGGGCTCGCCTTCAACGGCACGGACACCTCCGTCAAGGTGCCGGACGACGTCATGAAGGGCATGGACTCGATCACCGTCTCCACGGACGTGCTGATCGACTCCGCCCAGAGCACTCCGTACTTCCTCTACGGCTTCGGCAACTCCAGCGGCGCCAACGGCAACGGATACCTGTTCGCCACCGGCAACTCCCTGCGCACCTCGATCGCGACCGGCAACTGGTCGACAGAGCAGACCACGAAGCCCTCCGACGGCCACAACCTGGCCCGCGCGGTGTGGAAGCAGCTCACCTACACCCAGACCGGCACCACCGGTGTCCTGTACGAGGACGGCGTCGAGGTCGGCCGCAACACGGCGGTCACCATCACGCCCGGCGCCATCGGCTCCGGAACCACCACCGCCAACTACATCGGCAAGTCGGTCTACTCCGGCGACAAGCTGTTCAAGGGCCGCATCCGCGACTTCCGCGTCTACAACCGGGCCCTCGCCGCCTCCGAGGTCGAGCAACTCTCCCTCCCCGTCGCCACCGAGGGCGTCGCCGACGACAAGGCCGCCCTGAGCCTCGGCGACACCAGCGCGGTCACGGCCGACCTGGACCTCCCGAAGACCGGCACGGCCGGCGGCTCCACCCTCACCTGGGCCAGCGACCACCCGGACGTGGTGAGCGGCTCCGGCAAGGTGACCCGCCCCGCCGCCGGTGAACCGGAGGGCCACGCCACGCTCACGGCCACCCTGAAAAAGGGTCCCGTGACCGACACCAAGAGCTTCGACGTCACGGTCCTGCCCGACTTCGACGACCAGACCGCCACCCGGCAGGCCGCCGAGGCGCTCAGCGTCCACAACCTCGACGACGTGCGCGGCAACCTCACCCTCCCGGCCGCGGGCGACTACGGCACCACCGTCTCCTGGGCCTCCGCCGACGAGGACGTCATCGGGGCCGACGGCGTGGTCCACCGCCCCGCGCACGGCGACGGCGCCACGACCGTCGAGCTGACCGCCACCGTCTCCAAGGGGGACGCGAAGGCCACCCGCCTCTTCACCGCCAAGGTCCCCGAACTCCCCGCGAAACAAGCCCTCAAGGGCTACATGTTCAGCTACTTCACGGGTGAGGGCACCTCGGACGGCGAGCAGCTCTACGCCGCGCTCAGCAAGGGCGACGACCCCATGAAGTGGCGGGAGCTGAACGACGGCAAGCCGGTCCTGACCTCCACGCTCGGCGAGAAGGGCCTGCGCGACCCGTTCATCATCCGCTCCCCCGAGGGCGACAAGTTCTACCAGATCGCCACCGACCTCAGGATCTACGGCAACGGCGACTGGGACGCCTCCCAGCGCACCGGCAGCAAGTCCGTCATGGTCTGGGAGTCCACCGACCTGGTCCACTGGACGAACCAGCGGCTCGTCAAGGTCTCGCCCGACAGCGCGGGCAACACCTGGGCGCCGGAGGCGTTCTACGACGCCAAGCTCGGCGAGTACGTCGTCTTCTGGGCGTCGAAGCTGTACGACAACGCGGCGCACTCCGGCGACACGTACAACCGCATGATGTATGCGACCACCCGCGACTTCTACACCTTCAGCGAGCCCAAGGTCTGGATCGACCGCGGCTACTCGGTCATCGACTCCACGATGATCCAGAACAACGGCACCTACTACCGCCTGTCGAAGGACGAGCGGAACAACACCTCCTCGACGCCCAACAGCAAGTTCATCTTCGAGGAGAAGAGCGACTCGATCCTGAACCCGAACTGGACGGCGGTCGCGGAGGGCATCGGCAAGGGCGCGATGAACGCCGCCGAGGGCCCCCTGGTCTTCAAGTCGAACACCGAGGAGAAGTGGTACGCGTTCCTCGACGAGTTCGGGGGCCGCGGATACATCCCCTTCGAGACCACCGACCTCGATTCCGGCAACTGGACCCCGGTCGCCGACTACGACCTGCCGGCCAGGCCGCGCCACGGCACCGTCCTGCCGGTCACCCAGGCCGAGTACGACCGGCTGCTGCGCTCCTACCAGCCGGACCAGCTCGTCGCGAGCGTCGAGAGCATCTCCGTGAAGACGCGGACCGGCCAGGCTCCGGTCCTGCCGGCCACCGTGATCGCCACCTACGCCGACGGCGTCAAGCGCCCCGTCGCGGTCACCTGGGAGGACGTCCCGGCGTCGAAGTACGCCCAGGCGGGCACCTTCACGGTCACCGGCAGTCTGCCCGACGGCGCGGCGATCCCGCTCCAGGCCGAGGTCACCGTCTCGCAGGAGGGCCCCGACGTCCCGGCCGACCTGCTCCTGCACTACGGCTTCGACGAGACGGGCGGCAACATCGCGGTCGACTCCAGCGGCCACGGCTACCACGGCACCTATGCCGGTACGCCCGCCTTCGGCACCGGTGTGCAGGGCGGCTCCTTCAAGATGTCGGGCGACGCGACGGGGTCGCCGTACGTCAGGATCCCGAACGGTGTGCTGAAGAACGCCGACAGCGTGACCGTGTCGACGTACGCCAAGTGGAAGGGCGGCAGCAGCTTCCAGTGGCTGTTCGGGCTCGGTCCGGACAGCAACAAGTACCTGTTCGCCACACCCTCCAACGGCGGCAACAGCCTCTACTCGGCCATCACGAAGGCGAGTTGGTCGGCGGAGTCGAAGCTGACGGCGGGCTCGCAGCTCACACCGGGCGAGTGGCGGCACGTCACCGTCACCCTCGACGGGGCGACCGGCACGATGGTCCTCTACGTCGACGGCGTCGAGGCGGCCCGTACGACGACCTCCATCAAGCCGTCCGAGCTGTATGACGCTAACAAGGACTACAGCGGCTACATCGGCAGGTCCCTGTACGCGGGCGACCCCGCCTTCGGCGGCGAGGTCGACGACTTCCGCGTCTACGACCGGGCTCTGTCCGCCGCGGAGGCCATGGAGCTCAGCGGCAACACCGCGGGCATCGCCAAGGCCACGCACCCGGCGCTGAAGGTCGACGCCATCGTCGACAACGCGGACAGCAAGGTCACCCTGCCGATGAAGGAGGGCACCGATCTCACCGCGCTGGCACCGGAGTTCACCCTGGCCCACGGTGCGGCGATCAGCCCCGCCTCCGGCAGCGTGCACGACTTCAGCAAGCCGGTGACGTACGAGGTGACCGGCTCCGACGGCAAGAAGCGCACCTGGACGGTCTCGGCGCTGATCATGAGGAGCCCGGTTCTGCCGGGGCTCAACGCCGACCCGAACATCGTGCGCTTCGGCGACACCTTCTACATCTATCCGACGACCGACGGCTTCGAGGGCTGGAGCGGCACGCAGTTCAAGGCGTACTCCTCCACCGACCTGGTCCACTGGAAGGACCACGGCGTCATTCTCGACCTCGGTCCGGACATCTCGTGGGCGGACAGCCGGGCCTGGGCGCCGACGATCGCCGAGAAGGACGGGAAGTACTACTTCTACTTCTGCGCCGACGCCAACATCGGTGTCGCCGTCTCCGACTCGCCGGCCGGTCCGTTCAAGGACGCGCTGGGCCAACCCCTGCTGAAGGCGGGCCAGTTCAGCGGCCAGATGATCGACCCGGCCGTGTTCACCGACGACGACGGGCAGTCGTACCTCTACTGGGGCAACGGGCACGCCTACGTGGCCCCGCTGAACGCCGACATGACGTCCCTCGACCTCACGAAGATGAAGGACATCACGCCCAGCGGCTACAACGAGGGCTCGTTCGTCATCAAGCGGGGCGGCACCTACTACCTCATGTGGTCGGAGAACGACACGCGCGACGAGAACTACCGCGTCGCCTACGCCACCGGCCCCTCCCCCACCGGCCCCTGGACCAAGCGGGGCGTGATCCTGGAGAAGGACCTCTCGCTCGGCATCAGGGGTCCCGGTCACCACTCGGTCGTCCACGTGCCGAACACCGACGACTGGTACATCGCCTACCACCGGTTCGCCATGCCCGGCGGTGACGGCATGCATCGTGAAACGACCATCGACAAGCTGGAGTTCGACGCCGACGGCCTGATCAAGAAGGTCGTGCCCACCCTGACCGGCGTCGACCCGGTGAGCATCGTGCACGCCGGCGAGGACGTCGGCGGGAAGGAGGGCGACGCGATCGCGCTGCACGGCGCCCTCTCCGGTGCGGGCAGCCCGAAGTGGACCGTCGAGGCGGGAGCACCCTGCTCCTTCGCCGACCCCGGTTCGGCCGCGACGACGCTCACCTGCACCGACGACGGCACCTACACGGTCACCCTCACGGGCGGCCGCAGCAGGGACACGGCGACGGTGAAGGTGGCCAACGCGGCGCCGGTCCTGGTCTCGGCCACGGGTCCGCAGTCCCCGGTCTCGCTCGGCAAGCGCGTGGTCGTCACGGCCGTGTTCACCGACCCGGGCACGAGCGACACCCACACCTGCACGGTCGACTGGAAGGACGGAAGCGCGCCGCAGTCCGGCACGGTCACCGCGTCCGGCTGCCGCGCCGAACACACCTACGCCAAGGCCGGAATCCGGCGTCCGGTGATCACCGTCACCGACGACGACGGCGCCTCGGACAGCAGGACGCTTCCCGAGCTGATCGTCTACGACCGCTCCGCCGGTCCTGTGCTCGGCGCCGGTGTCCTCGCCTCCCCGGCCGGCGCCTACCCCGCCAAGCCGGACCTGACGGGCAAGGCCGCCTTCTCCTTCGCCGCGGCCTACCTGCCGGGGGCCGTCACCCCTGTCGGCGAGGCGTCCTTCGACTTCGGCCGGGCCGGACTGAAGTTCCGTTCGAGCGGCTCCGACTGGTTCGTGGTCACCGGCTCCCAGGCCGTCTACCAGGGATCCGGCACGGTCGACGGGAAGAGCGGCTACGGCTTCCGCGTCACCGCCACCGACGGCCCGGACACCTTCCGCCTCAGGATCTGGAAGAAGTCCGGCGGTGAGGTCGTCTACGACAACCTGACCGGCTCTAAGGTCACCGGCATCATCGCCGTCGGCAGCAGCCGCCGATAG